One region of Niallia sp. Man26 genomic DNA includes:
- the pepF gene encoding oligoendopeptidase F has product MISYKDRNEVKDIEKWNLSDLYETEQAWKADLDIVSEKVGEIATYNDNINDAKSLLAYLKLSEEIGYIYRKVFAYSMLLLDTDTRNNSAQSLVDQARSAGQKWSSASSFFMPYLLSLEESQLKAYIAQEEGLKYFEKDLLESFAYKKHVLSKEKEEILSELGESLSVPSQVFGMINNADIKFGEVTDENGNKVELTRGMYSKLMESDDREKRIEAYKAYYQPYLGLKNTIAATFSSAVKNNVKTSKLRNYPSALEKSLFGDRVPKKVYENLIESTRNNLKYMDEYMQYRKQKLGVDELRAYDLSVPLAGEAAKQEISFDEAYDIMLKSLEPLGSEYIDVLKSFKEKRYFDVRETPGKRSGAYNLGVYGVHPFILLNHRDDLDSLFTLAHECGHGMHSYLSNKHQPAISAGYSIFVAEVASTVNEVLLIRYLLKTETDPKKREHLLNHFIDSFKGTFFTQVMFSEFEKEVHEKAEKGEPLTLDFFNETYETLFKAYNGSELVLDDEVKHGWSRIPHFYRPFYVYKYATGFASAITIADKLLEGKQEDLDSYLEFLKSGSSDFPLELLKKTGVDLTTPEPIEHAMSIFHSLVEEMTKKG; this is encoded by the coding sequence TCTTATAAAGACAGAAATGAAGTAAAAGACATAGAGAAATGGAATCTTAGTGATCTGTACGAAACAGAGCAAGCTTGGAAAGCAGATTTGGACATAGTCAGTGAAAAGGTTGGCGAGATTGCTACCTACAATGATAATATAAACGATGCCAAAAGCTTGCTTGCCTATCTAAAGCTATCTGAAGAAATCGGTTACATATATAGGAAGGTTTTCGCTTACAGCATGCTGCTGCTTGATACAGATACCAGAAATAACAGCGCTCAAAGCCTTGTAGACCAAGCGAGAAGTGCAGGACAAAAATGGAGCAGCGCAAGCTCGTTTTTTATGCCGTATCTTTTAAGCCTGGAAGAGAGCCAATTAAAAGCATATATTGCGCAAGAAGAAGGCTTGAAATATTTTGAAAAGGATTTGCTGGAGTCGTTTGCCTATAAAAAGCATGTTTTAAGCAAAGAAAAGGAAGAAATCTTATCAGAATTAGGGGAGTCCCTGTCTGTTCCAAGCCAAGTGTTCGGGATGATTAATAATGCAGATATTAAGTTTGGTGAGGTGACAGATGAGAACGGAAACAAAGTAGAGCTGACAAGAGGTATGTATTCAAAGCTGATGGAAAGCGATGATAGAGAAAAAAGAATCGAGGCCTACAAGGCATACTATCAACCTTATCTCGGACTCAAGAATACAATTGCAGCAACTTTTTCATCTGCAGTCAAAAATAATGTTAAAACATCCAAACTGCGCAATTATCCTTCAGCCCTTGAAAAAAGTTTGTTTGGTGATCGGGTTCCAAAGAAAGTTTACGAGAACCTGATAGAATCAACTAGAAATAATTTAAAATATATGGATGAATATATGCAATATCGCAAGCAAAAATTAGGTGTCGATGAGCTGCGTGCATATGACTTAAGTGTTCCCCTTGCAGGCGAGGCAGCGAAGCAGGAAATCTCATTTGATGAAGCCTATGATATTATGCTGAAAAGCTTAGAGCCGCTTGGGTCTGAGTATATTGATGTTTTGAAAAGCTTTAAGGAAAAACGTTATTTTGATGTGAGAGAGACACCGGGGAAAAGGTCGGGAGCTTATAATCTAGGAGTATACGGGGTACACCCATTCATCCTGTTGAATCACCGAGATGACCTTGACAGTCTTTTTACATTGGCGCATGAGTGCGGCCATGGGATGCATTCTTATCTCAGCAATAAGCATCAGCCGGCAATCAGTGCAGGATACAGCATCTTTGTAGCTGAAGTTGCATCAACAGTCAATGAAGTCTTGCTGATTCGGTATCTGTTAAAAACAGAAACAGATCCGAAAAAACGGGAGCATTTATTGAACCACTTTATCGACAGCTTTAAAGGGACTTTCTTCACGCAAGTAATGTTTAGCGAGTTCGAAAAAGAGGTACATGAGAAAGCAGAAAAGGGAGAACCGCTAACACTTGATTTTTTCAATGAGACTTATGAGACTCTTTTTAAAGCTTACAATGGCAGCGAGCTAGTCCTTGATGATGAAGTGAAGCACGGGTGGTCAAGAATTCCGCATTTTTATCGTCCGTTCTATGTTTATAAGTATGCAACAGGCTTTGCTTCTGCTATTACAATTGCTGATAAGCTTTTGGAAGGCAAACAGGAAGACTTGGATAGCTATTTAGAATTCTTAAAGAGCGGCAGCTCAGATTTCCCATTAGAATTGCTGAAAAAAACTGGTGTTGACTTAACTACTCCAGAACCAATAGAACATGCAATGTCTATTTTCCACTCTCTTGTAGAAGAGATGACAAAAAAGGGTTAA
- a CDS encoding LysR family transcriptional regulator → MELRQLKYFIEVAEREHVSEAAERLHVAQSAISRQIANLEDELGVPLFEREGRNVKLTSIGKIFLTHSLAIMKAVDRAKEQIDAYLDPERGSIKIGFPTSLASHLLPTIISAFKERHPNIAFQLRQGSYSFLIDAVKNRDLDLALLGPVPTDDFDLKGNILFTEKIFALLPSNHPLSERRTLRLRDLRNESFVLFPKGYILQKIAYDACKQEGFLPNISSEGEDLDAIKGLVSAGMGVTLLPESTFYDNVPKFTARVPIENPAISRTVGIIIPKNRELPPSVQTFYHYVIEFFSILEKYQ, encoded by the coding sequence ATGGAATTAAGACAACTGAAATATTTCATCGAAGTTGCAGAAAGAGAACATGTATCAGAAGCTGCTGAACGCCTACATGTTGCGCAATCCGCTATAAGCAGACAAATTGCTAATTTGGAAGATGAGCTAGGTGTCCCTCTATTTGAAAGAGAAGGACGAAATGTCAAATTGACATCAATTGGTAAAATATTTTTAACTCATTCCCTTGCGATTATGAAAGCAGTAGATCGTGCTAAAGAACAAATTGATGCTTATTTAGATCCAGAAAGAGGCTCCATTAAAATCGGGTTTCCGACAAGCCTTGCCAGTCATTTGCTGCCGACGATAATTTCCGCATTTAAAGAAAGGCATCCAAACATAGCCTTTCAATTGCGACAAGGCTCATACAGTTTCTTAATCGATGCGGTAAAAAATCGAGATCTGGATTTAGCGTTATTAGGCCCTGTACCGACAGATGATTTTGATTTAAAAGGGAATATATTATTTACAGAAAAAATCTTTGCCCTTCTCCCAAGCAATCATCCGTTGTCCGAAAGACGTACACTTCGGCTAAGGGATTTACGAAATGAATCATTTGTATTGTTTCCGAAAGGTTATATTTTGCAAAAAATAGCTTATGATGCTTGTAAACAAGAAGGTTTTTTGCCGAATATAAGTTCTGAGGGAGAGGATTTAGATGCTATTAAAGGGTTAGTTTCAGCTGGAATGGGAGTGACATTGCTTCCTGAAAGCACCTTTTATGATAATGTTCCAAAATTCACAGCAAGGGTGCCAATTGAGAATCCTGCAATCAGCCGTACGGTCGGTATTATCATTCCCAAAAACCGAGAGCTGCCGCCGTCTGTACAAACTTTCTATCATTACGTGATTGAGTTTTTCTCCATTCTAGAAAAATACCAATAA
- the gltB gene encoding glutamate synthase large subunit, whose product MTYNQLAKAQGLYRPEFEHDACGIGLFAHIKGMATHDIVSKGLSMLCKLDHRGGQGSDPLTGDGSGLMVQIPDAFFRKEITDFELPERGQYGVGMVFFSKDDPNRHEIENKINEYIELEGQELLGWRTVPTDVRKIGKVAQKSCPVIRQVFIKNNNGLEKLGFERKLYIIRKLSENWGKAEEREFYFASLSTSTIVYKGLLTSDQVETFYLDVQDPEFVSAFSIVHSRFSTNTFPSWERAHPNRYLIHNGEINTLRGNFNWMKAREQQFVSEAFGDDLQKVLPILDANGSDSSVFDNALEFFILAGRKPAHAAMMLIPEPWTENPHVTGEKRAFYEFHSAMMEPWDGPMAITFTDGKQIGAILDRNGLRPARYYVTKDDYIVFSSEVGVVPVEEENILYKDRLSPGKMLLIDLEEGRIVSDDELKSEISSQEPYAEWLEEVVKLEQSENDEAESFQDLLTRQRAFGYTYEDIQKNLLPVVTEGKDPIGSMGNDTPLAVLSEKSQSLFNYFKQLFAQVTNPPIDAIREHVVTSTLTWLGAESNLLHPTAENCRRIQLEGPILSNAEINQLKANELYGFTAQSFAATFTDNLEMSLQSLLKQAENAIAEGVSLLIVTDRGMNQEQKAIPVLLAVSALHQHLIEKGLRSKVSIIVESGETREVHHFASLIGFGADAINPYLVYATYQKTIEDELLNISYEEAVARYNLVITEGVVKVMSKMGISTVQSYRGAQIFEAVGIGQEVIDKYFAGTVSQLGGIGIETIAKEAADRHDAAYANILDETLDSGSEFQWRKGGEHHAFNPKTIHTLQWACRKADYSLFKQYSDAANEERLNFLRNLFAFNANQNPIDLEEVESVESIVKRFKTGAMSFGSLSKEAHETLAIAMNRLGGSSNSGEGGEDPARYELDVNGDNRISAIKQIASGRFGVKSHYLINARELQIKMAQGAKPGEGGQLPGNKVYPWVADVRGSTPGVGLISPPPHHDIYSIEDLAQLIHDLKNANRDARISVKLVSKGGIGTIAAGVAKGAADVIVVSGYDGGTGASPKTSIKHTGLPWELGLAEAHQTLMLNGLRSRVVLETDGKLMTGKDVVLAALLGAEEFGFATAPLIVLGCVMMRACHLDTCPVGIATQNPDLRYKFAGDPDHVVNFMRFVAEEVREIMAQLGFRTVDEMIGRTDVLTVGENAKNHWKAKDLDLTKLLYQVDGIRTFQTPQNHKIAESIDMRKILPAVEKAIQNGENIDLHYHVRNTDRVIGTIVGSEISKKYGEQGLPEDTINLHLSGSAGQSLGAFIPKGLTIRLNGDVNDYVGKGLSGGKIVIKTPSVESFSAQDNVIAGNVAFYGATSGEAFINGKAGERFAVRNSGASIVVEGIGDHGLEYMTGGEVVILGEVGKNFGAGMSGGIAYVLPSDKDSFKDLCNMEMILLEELTDKAELERVRTLISKHAEQTDSFSAQQVLNSWEKNAAKFVKIIPKDYKRMISQIQEGIDHGLTQEEAEMKAFESNSNQGKKKQQTTKMTLAVR is encoded by the coding sequence ATGACGTACAACCAATTAGCTAAAGCACAAGGTCTATACCGACCTGAATTTGAACATGATGCGTGTGGAATCGGGTTATTTGCTCATATTAAGGGGATGGCAACTCACGACATCGTTTCAAAGGGACTAAGCATGCTATGTAAATTGGATCATCGCGGTGGTCAAGGCAGCGATCCGTTGACAGGAGATGGATCCGGATTAATGGTTCAAATTCCAGATGCATTTTTCCGCAAGGAGATTACGGATTTTGAATTGCCAGAGCGCGGACAATATGGTGTCGGAATGGTTTTCTTTTCAAAGGACGATCCAAACAGACATGAAATCGAAAATAAGATAAATGAATATATCGAGCTTGAGGGCCAAGAGCTACTCGGCTGGCGTACTGTACCTACAGATGTCAGAAAAATCGGAAAAGTCGCTCAAAAGAGCTGTCCTGTAATTCGACAAGTGTTTATTAAAAATAATAATGGTTTAGAGAAGCTTGGTTTCGAACGCAAGCTTTATATTATCCGTAAATTATCTGAAAATTGGGGCAAGGCAGAAGAAAGAGAATTTTACTTTGCGAGTCTGTCTACGAGCACCATTGTATATAAAGGGCTGTTAACTTCCGATCAAGTAGAAACATTCTATCTTGATGTGCAAGACCCAGAATTCGTGTCCGCATTTTCTATTGTGCATTCACGTTTCAGCACAAATACTTTTCCAAGCTGGGAAAGAGCCCATCCAAACCGTTATTTGATCCATAACGGAGAAATTAACACATTGCGCGGAAACTTCAATTGGATGAAGGCAAGAGAACAGCAATTTGTGTCAGAAGCTTTCGGTGATGACCTGCAAAAGGTTCTGCCAATTCTTGATGCAAATGGAAGTGATTCATCTGTTTTCGATAACGCCTTGGAATTCTTCATTCTTGCAGGCCGTAAGCCGGCTCATGCAGCAATGATGCTTATCCCGGAGCCTTGGACAGAGAACCCTCACGTGACTGGCGAGAAAAGAGCATTTTATGAGTTTCATAGTGCAATGATGGAGCCATGGGATGGTCCGATGGCCATCACATTTACAGATGGTAAGCAAATCGGGGCAATATTAGACCGAAACGGTTTACGTCCTGCTCGTTATTATGTGACAAAAGATGATTATATTGTGTTCTCCTCCGAAGTAGGTGTTGTACCGGTAGAAGAAGAAAACATTCTATATAAAGACCGTTTAAGCCCAGGAAAAATGCTGTTAATAGACTTAGAGGAAGGCAGAATCGTTTCTGACGATGAGCTGAAAAGCGAAATTTCATCACAAGAGCCGTATGCAGAATGGCTGGAGGAAGTTGTTAAGCTAGAGCAATCGGAAAACGATGAAGCAGAGTCTTTCCAAGATTTACTGACACGCCAGCGTGCTTTTGGATACACGTATGAAGATATCCAAAAAAACTTGCTGCCTGTTGTAACAGAAGGCAAGGATCCAATCGGTTCAATGGGGAATGACACGCCGCTTGCTGTATTGTCTGAAAAGTCCCAATCATTATTCAACTACTTCAAGCAGCTGTTCGCCCAAGTAACCAATCCTCCTATTGATGCAATCAGGGAGCATGTGGTCACATCAACATTGACTTGGTTAGGAGCTGAAAGCAACCTGCTTCACCCGACAGCTGAGAATTGTCGCCGCATTCAGTTGGAAGGTCCAATCCTTTCTAATGCTGAAATCAATCAGCTGAAAGCAAATGAGCTGTACGGATTTACAGCACAAAGCTTTGCAGCGACTTTCACAGATAACTTGGAGATGAGTCTTCAAAGCCTGTTGAAGCAAGCAGAAAATGCCATTGCTGAAGGTGTTAGCCTGTTAATTGTAACGGATAGAGGAATGAATCAAGAACAAAAAGCTATACCTGTCCTGTTAGCAGTCAGCGCACTGCACCAGCATTTAATTGAAAAAGGACTTCGATCAAAGGTTAGTATCATCGTAGAATCAGGTGAAACAAGAGAGGTTCATCATTTCGCGAGCTTAATCGGTTTTGGTGCAGATGCTATCAACCCGTATTTAGTGTATGCGACTTATCAGAAGACAATTGAAGATGAATTGCTGAACATTTCCTATGAGGAAGCTGTAGCACGCTATAATCTTGTAATTACTGAAGGTGTCGTTAAAGTAATGTCCAAAATGGGTATCTCTACCGTGCAAAGTTACCGCGGAGCCCAAATCTTTGAAGCAGTCGGCATTGGCCAAGAGGTTATCGATAAATACTTCGCTGGAACTGTATCACAATTAGGCGGAATAGGTATAGAAACGATTGCAAAAGAAGCTGCTGACAGACATGATGCAGCATATGCAAATATTCTGGATGAGACTTTAGATTCTGGAAGTGAGTTCCAATGGAGAAAAGGCGGAGAACATCACGCGTTCAATCCAAAGACAATTCATACATTGCAATGGGCATGCCGAAAAGCTGATTACAGCTTATTTAAGCAATATTCAGATGCAGCCAATGAAGAGAGATTAAACTTCTTGAGAAATTTGTTTGCCTTTAATGCTAACCAGAATCCAATTGATCTAGAAGAAGTCGAATCAGTTGAATCCATTGTAAAAAGGTTTAAAACAGGAGCTATGTCCTTTGGATCGCTTAGTAAGGAAGCGCATGAAACATTGGCAATTGCAATGAACCGTCTAGGCGGCAGCTCAAACAGCGGGGAAGGCGGAGAGGATCCAGCCCGTTACGAGCTTGATGTGAATGGCGACAATCGAATCAGCGCCATTAAACAGATTGCATCAGGACGTTTTGGTGTAAAAAGTCATTATTTAATAAATGCCCGCGAATTGCAAATCAAGATGGCGCAGGGTGCAAAGCCTGGGGAAGGTGGACAGCTGCCAGGAAACAAAGTATATCCTTGGGTTGCAGACGTAAGGGGCTCTACTCCGGGAGTTGGCTTAATTTCACCTCCGCCGCATCATGATATTTATTCTATTGAAGATTTGGCACAGCTTATTCACGATTTGAAAAATGCGAACCGTGATGCTCGAATCAGTGTGAAGCTTGTTTCAAAAGGCGGAATCGGCACGATTGCTGCAGGTGTGGCAAAAGGTGCGGCAGATGTTATTGTTGTTAGCGGCTATGATGGCGGTACGGGTGCATCACCAAAAACAAGTATTAAACATACTGGTCTTCCGTGGGAGCTTGGATTAGCTGAAGCACATCAAACATTAATGCTTAACGGTTTGAGAAGCAGAGTTGTCCTAGAAACAGACGGAAAGCTGATGACAGGTAAAGATGTTGTGCTGGCAGCATTGCTTGGCGCAGAAGAATTTGGCTTCGCAACAGCACCGCTCATCGTCTTAGGATGTGTAATGATGCGTGCTTGCCACTTGGACACATGTCCAGTCGGGATTGCCACACAAAATCCAGATCTTCGTTATAAATTTGCTGGAGATCCAGATCATGTTGTCAACTTCATGCGTTTTGTCGCAGAAGAAGTAAGAGAGATTATGGCACAATTAGGCTTCCGCACTGTTGATGAGATGATTGGAAGAACAGATGTATTAACTGTCGGTGAGAATGCTAAAAACCACTGGAAAGCAAAAGACCTTGATTTAACTAAGCTTCTTTACCAAGTGGATGGAATTAGAACATTCCAAACGCCGCAAAACCATAAAATTGCAGAAAGCATTGATATGAGAAAAATCCTGCCTGCAGTAGAAAAAGCGATTCAAAATGGCGAAAACATTGACCTGCACTACCATGTACGCAATACAGATCGTGTTATCGGTACAATTGTCGGCAGTGAAATTTCTAAAAAGTATGGAGAGCAGGGATTGCCTGAAGATACAATCAATCTGCATTTATCAGGATCTGCAGGCCAAAGCTTAGGTGCATTTATTCCAAAAGGATTGACAATCCGCTTGAACGGCGATGTGAATGACTATGTTGGAAAAGGTTTATCCGGCGGTAAAATCGTCATTAAGACTCCATCAGTTGAATCGTTTTCTGCTCAAGATAATGTTATTGCAGGAAATGTTGCATTCTATGGTGCAACTAGCGGTGAAGCCTTCATTAACGGTAAAGCAGGAGAGCGTTTTGCAGTCCGAAACAGCGGAGCTAGCATTGTAGTTGAGGGTATTGGTGATCATGGTCTGGAATATATGACAGGCGGGGAAGTAGTCATCCTTGGTGAAGTCGGCAAAAACTTCGGTGCAGGTATGTCTGGAGGAATTGCTTATGTATTGCCAAGCGACAAGGACAGCTTTAAGGATCTTTGCAATATGGAAATGATTCTGCTTGAAGAATTGACAGATAAGGCAGAGTTGGAGAGAGTAAGGACTTTAATCAGTAAACATGCGGAACAAACAGACAGCTTCTCAGCACAGCAAGTGTTAAACAGCTGGGAGAAAAATGCTGCTAAATTCGTAAAAATAATCCCTAAAGATTACAAACGGATGATCAGCCAAATCCAAGAAGGCATTGACCATGGATTAACGCAAGAAGAAGCGGAAATGAAAGCTTTTGAGAGCAACTCAAACCAAGGCAAAAAAAAACAGCAAACTACTAAGATGACTTTAGCAGTTCGGTAA
- the gltD gene encoding glutamate synthase small subunit gives MGKATGFMEYKREEAEERSPLSRINDFKKYSAPFSDEVLSRQGARCMDCATPFCHIGMEIGGSTSGCPIHNLIPEWNDLVYKGRWKDALERLLKTNNFPEFTGAACPAPCEGSCVLGISDPAVAIKNIEKTIIDKGFENGWISPRIPSHRTGKKVAIVGSGPAGLASADQLNQAGHSVTVFERSDRPGGLLMYGIPNMKLEKKDVERRVNLLTQEGIDFVTNTEIGKDITAEELKAQFDAVILCTGAQKQRDLNIEGREANGVHFAMDYLTQSTKSLLDPSLGKPSIDAEGKDVIVIGGGDTGADCVATALRQKCKTVVQFGKHPQLGLARATDNMWPAFPHVFTLDYAYEEAQKQFGKDPREYSIQTTKMVHDEEGNLKELHTVQMEKIRQEDGRFLFKEIPGSEKVWPAQLVFIAIGFEGPEQSVLSQFGVDTRNNKIAAKYGEFETNVDGVFAAGDARRGQSLIVWAINEGREVAYKVDQYLMGVTCLPTVNA, from the coding sequence TTGGGCAAAGCGACGGGTTTCATGGAATATAAAAGAGAGGAAGCGGAAGAAAGGTCTCCCCTCTCCCGCATTAACGATTTTAAGAAGTATTCTGCTCCTTTCTCTGACGAGGTGCTAAGCAGACAAGGTGCACGATGTATGGATTGCGCCACACCATTTTGCCATATCGGGATGGAAATCGGAGGAAGCACCTCCGGTTGCCCGATTCATAACTTGATTCCTGAATGGAATGATTTAGTTTATAAAGGAAGATGGAAGGATGCACTTGAAAGATTGCTGAAAACAAACAACTTCCCTGAATTTACAGGAGCAGCATGTCCTGCCCCTTGTGAAGGGTCTTGTGTCCTTGGCATTTCCGATCCAGCTGTAGCGATTAAGAATATTGAGAAAACTATTATCGATAAAGGGTTTGAAAACGGCTGGATTTCACCAAGAATACCATCACACCGTACAGGCAAGAAAGTAGCGATTGTCGGTAGCGGTCCTGCTGGCCTTGCCAGCGCTGATCAGCTTAACCAGGCGGGGCACTCTGTCACTGTATTTGAGCGCTCTGATCGTCCTGGCGGGCTGTTGATGTACGGTATCCCTAACATGAAGCTGGAGAAAAAGGATGTTGAAAGAAGAGTTAACCTCCTGACACAGGAAGGAATTGATTTTGTCACAAATACGGAAATCGGTAAAGACATTACGGCTGAAGAGCTAAAAGCTCAGTTTGATGCAGTTATCCTTTGTACTGGAGCGCAAAAGCAAAGAGATTTAAATATCGAAGGCAGAGAAGCAAATGGCGTTCATTTTGCAATGGATTATTTGACACAATCAACGAAGAGCCTGCTTGATCCAAGTCTAGGTAAACCGAGCATTGATGCAGAGGGCAAGGATGTTATCGTGATCGGCGGCGGTGATACTGGGGCAGACTGTGTTGCAACAGCACTTCGTCAAAAATGCAAAACAGTTGTTCAGTTCGGAAAACACCCACAGCTAGGATTAGCTCGTGCTACTGATAATATGTGGCCTGCTTTCCCTCATGTTTTCACACTTGATTATGCGTATGAAGAAGCACAAAAGCAATTTGGTAAAGATCCTCGTGAGTACAGCATCCAAACAACGAAAATGGTGCATGACGAAGAGGGGAACCTGAAGGAGCTTCATACAGTGCAAATGGAGAAAATCAGACAAGAGGACGGCAGATTTTTATTTAAAGAGATTCCTGGCTCAGAAAAGGTTTGGCCTGCTCAGCTAGTGTTTATTGCAATTGGATTTGAAGGTCCAGAACAATCTGTTCTTTCTCAGTTTGGTGTAGATACACGCAATAACAAAATTGCCGCTAAATATGGCGAATTTGAAACAAATGTAGATGGCGTTTTTGCAGCAGGTGATGCAAGAAGAGGCCAAAGCTTAATTGTATGGGCAATAAATGAAGGCCGAGAAGTTGCGTATAAAGTAGATCAATATTTGATGGGTGTAACTTGTTTGCCAACCGTTAATGCATAA
- a CDS encoding HD domain-containing protein yields the protein MRDVRLTDIFKHHIAQKYITRSGLAHALAVAYHAFELAKERNIDVDNAAKAGFLHDMGHYTWYKDGKWDYQLYKKNDIHPIKGAERAHKLLIRLGENPVKAKEIALAVLFHTDSFIPGGNVILTPLQEIVKAADEKDEEPGGHHHYRTISIKRAIESLERLDEKIDKYITQDEDKTEGK from the coding sequence ATGAGAGATGTAAGACTGACAGATATTTTTAAACACCATATTGCGCAGAAGTATATTACTCGATCAGGATTAGCTCATGCTCTGGCCGTAGCTTATCATGCTTTTGAGTTGGCTAAAGAAAGAAATATAGATGTGGATAATGCCGCTAAAGCAGGATTTCTTCATGATATGGGACATTATACGTGGTATAAGGACGGTAAATGGGATTATCAGCTGTATAAAAAAAATGATATTCATCCTATTAAAGGGGCAGAAAGAGCACATAAACTCCTTATCAGACTCGGTGAAAATCCGGTTAAAGCAAAAGAAATTGCATTAGCTGTTTTGTTTCATACAGACAGTTTCATTCCTGGAGGAAATGTCATCCTAACACCGCTGCAGGAAATTGTTAAAGCAGCAGACGAAAAGGATGAGGAGCCAGGCGGGCATCACCATTACCGGACGATAAGTATTAAAAGAGCAATAGAGAGCTTGGAAAGACTAGACGAAAAAATTGATAAATATATCACCCAAGACGAAGATAAAACGGAAGGAAAGTAG